A window of Spirochaetaceae bacterium genomic DNA:
TGTGAAAGTCCAGGTGAATGGTGCGAAGGGGAAAGGAGAACTCGGGCATGGCGGGAGACTACCGGAGCCGGTCCCGCAACGGCAAGATGACCAGAACGTACCGTCCGGCAACGTGACGAGCCGTTCCGGATCGTTCACGACGAGCCGTTCCGGATCGTTCACACCAGCGGCGCCGCAGGTCGATCATCTGAAGTAGGCAGTCATGACAGCCCGCGTCCGCATCATCCTGGCGTGCTTGTTGCTCACCGGCGTGGCCCTCGCGGGCGCCGTGGGCTTCATGCTCGTCGAAGGCTGGACCTTCGGGGAGAGCCTGTACATGGCAGTGATCACGGTGTCCACCGTCGGTTACGGCGAGGTGCGGCCGCTGAGCAGCGCGGGCCGCGGGCTCGCGGTCGCGGTGATCCTGGTGGCGGTGGGCGCCCTCGGCTTTTCCGCCACCAGCATCGGCGTCTACCTGGCGGACGGGCACCTGCTGCAAGACCTGAGGAGGAAGCGTATGGAACGGGCGCTGCGCAGGCTGCACGACCACTTTATCATCTGCGGCGGCGGCCGCTTCGGGCGCGAGGTTGCCGCCGAGTTCGCGCGTTCGCAGGCCACCTACGCCGTGGTCGACCTGGACCCGGAGGGCTGCGAGCTCGCCGGCACGCCGGGGCTGGCGTTCGTGAAGGGCGACGCCGGCGACGATCAGGCGCTGCGCGCGGCGGGCGTGGAGCGCGCCAGGGGACTGGTGGCGGCACTGCCGGGGGATGACGCCAACCTGTACGTAGTGCTGACCGCCCGCCAACTCAACCGCAACCTGGTGATCATCACGCAGGCGGCGCAGCAGCGCTCGATCGACAAGCTGCGCCTGGCCGGTGCCGACCAAGTGGTATCACCTTACCTGATCGCCGGGCGGGCGATGGCATCGGCACTGCTGCGGCCCTCGGTGGTGAACTTTCTCGACGAGGCGCTATACCGCGAAACCACGCCGCTGCAGATCGAACAACTCCAGGTTCCGGAACACTCCGGGCTGGCCGGTCAATCGGTGCGCGCCGCCGGCGTCGGCCCCACCACCGGCGCCACGGTGGTGGCCATTCACCGTCCCGACGGCACCCTGGTGAGCGCCGCCGAGGCGCTCACCACCACCGTCCGGGGCGGCGACATCCTGGTCGCCGTCGGCACCAGCGAACAACTGCAGGCGCTGACCGACCTGGCGGGCTAGCGGGCGTGCGCCGGACCGGCGTCAACGGCCGCCGGCGACCCGTCCGTTGAGCATCAACCGGGCGTTCACGGCCCCGTCGGGGTAAAGAACCCGCCGGCGGCCCGTGGCGGAACTCCCGCTGCACGCGCGCGGCGCCGTGGTGAGCGCCGCCGGCAGGCAGCCCGGCATCGCCGCCGGCTGCCTGCAAGGTCCGGCACCGGGGATAGAACGGCCCCGGGCGGACAAGGACCCGGTTAAGCGGCGATCATTCCGTGCGGGTCGATGATGAACTTCTTGGCCGCGCCGCGGTCGAAGTCCTGGTAGCCCTGCGGGCCGTCGTCGAGCGAGATCACCGTCGCGCCGACGTTCTTGGCCACCGACACCTTGTCGTACAGGATCGCCTGCATGAGCTGGCGGTTGTAGGTCATCACCGGGCACTGGCCGGTGGTGAAGTGGTGCGACTTGGCCCAGCCGAGGCCGATGCGGATGCCCAGGTTGCCGATCTTGGCGTTGTCGTCGACACCGCCGGGATCGCCGGTCACGTACAGTCCCGGAATGCCGATGCCGCCGCCGGCGCGGGTCACTTCCATCACCGAGTTGAGCACCGTGGCCGGCTGCTCCACCGCGGCGTCCTTGCCATGGCCGCGCGCTTCGAAACCGACGCAGTCCACCGCCTGGTCCACCTCCGGTTCGCCCACGATCTGCTCGATCTGTTCGGCCAGGGTGGCGTCCTGGCGCAGGTCCACCGTTTCGCAACCGAAGCTGCGCGCCTGCTCCAGGCGCTCGGGGATCATGTCGCCGACGATCACCACGGCGGCGCCGAGCAGTTGGCACCCGGTGGCGCACGCCAGGCCGACAGGCCCGGCGCCGGCCACGTAGACGATCGAGCCGGGGCCGACTCCGGCGCTGTAGGCGCCGTGGAAGCCGGTGGGAAAGATGTCGGACAGCAGCGTCAGGTCCTGGATCTTGGCCAGGGTCACGTCGCGCTCCGGCAGCTTGAGCACGTTGAAGTCGGCGTACGGCACCATCACGTACTCGGCCTGGCCGCCGACCCAGCCACCCATGTCGACGTAGCCATAGGCGGCGCCGGGACGGGCGGGATTGACGGTCAGGCAGATCCCCGTCTTGCGCTCCTTGCAGTTGCGGCAGCGCCCGCAGGCGATGTTGAACGGCACCGACACGATGTCGCCGACGTCGATGAACTCCACGTCGTGGCCCCTCTCGATCACCTCGCCGGTAATCTCGTGGCCCAGGATCAGCCCGGCCGGTGCGGTCGTGCGGCCGCGCACCATGTGCTGGTCGCTGCCGCAGATATTGGTCGACACGATCTTGAGAATGACCCCGTGGTCACACTTGCGGTCGCCGAGCGCGAGCGTGGGGAAGTCGATGTCCTGAATCTCCACGACACCGGGCTTGACGTAAGCGAGTCCTCTGTTTTCAGCCATCCTTGAATCCTCCTGAACAGTTCGATTGCCCGAATCCTACACCGGAAGCGGTAACGCCGCCAGACGGGCGGTTCCGGATCAGCGGGCCGCGCCGGCCTCCGCCTCCTCCTCTTCGCCCTCTTCGGTCGCCTCATCCTCCACGTCGCCCGGGAGGTTGAGGCCGCGGTATTCTGCGATCAGCGTCTCCGCGTCATGTTCGACCGGATTGGCGCGCCGCTCGCGCTTGCGCTGCTGCTTTTCTGCTCGCGCCAGTTCCCGACGCCTCTTCTGTGCACTATGTTTGGAGCGTCTTGCCACGGGTCCTCCAACGGATCTATTCGGGCCGCCCGGTACGGATCCGGCGCCCCGGACATCCATTACGGAGCGGGGCGAGCGGTCGGCGGCGCCTTGCTCTAAAATAACCCACGTCACGCTCGGCCTCAAGCCCATCGGGCGAACCACCGACTCGGGAGAGAAGAAACACATGACCGACCTTCTGGCAACACGGGTACGCGAAACGCTGCGGGCGGTGCCCGACTTTCCCAAACCCGGCATCCTGTTCCGCGACATCACCCCGCTGCTGACCGCCAGCGGCCTGCTGCCGCGCGTAGTGTCCTGGCTGGCCGAGCAGTGCACCGAGCGGCGTGCCGACCGGATCGCCTGCATCGAGAGCCGCGGCTTCCTGTTCGGCGCGCCGCTCGCCGAGCGCCTCGACCTGCCGCTGGCGCTGATCCGCAAGCCGGGCAAGCTGCCCTACCGGACCATCCGCCAGGACTACGCCCTGGAGTACGGCTCCGACGCGCTGGAGATGCACGCCGACGCGTGCCTGCCGGGCGACCGAGTGGTACTGATCGACGACGTGCTGGCCACCGGCGGCACCGCCAACGCCGCCTGCGAACTGATCGAGAAGCTGGACGCCGAGGTCGCCGCCGTCCTGTTCGTCCTCGAACTCCGCGAACTGGACGGCCGCACCCGCCTGCACCACCGCCCCTGCCTCAGCCTGGCGGAGGTGTAAGCACCGCAGCTTTACGGACATCGCGGCCGCGACTTGCTACCGGTAGATCCGCCCGACGCGCGGCTCTTAGCGACGTACATGCGATCCCAAGCACAGATCCCCGTTGAGAAATCGTGAAATGCCATGACTGAGGGGGAAGTCGCGCGCTACTCTCCCCTCGTCCGTTGCCTGAGCTACGCCACCGCCTCCGTCAGCTCGTTGAACAGGGTCTCCATTCCGGCCATCGAGCGCAGCTTCTCACAGAAGCGGATCGCGTCTTCACGATACCCACGCTCTGCCAGCGTCGCAACGATAGCGCGCACTCTGCCTTCGTAATCGTAGAATGATCCGTGCGTCGCGATGAAGCACTCCAGGACATCACGCACTTCGGCCGGGCTATGTCCAACGAGTCTATTCAACTCACCGATAAACTCGTGAGTCTCATGGTGTGCGCGCACGTAGGGTACGACCGCAAGCAGAAGCTCACGACAACCTGCAGCAGTGGTCAAGAACGATGTCAGCACACTTAGGCCTGATAGCAACCAAGTCGGACGAGTCGCTTGCTGCTGAGCCCACGTGACGCAGTACTGCCAGTAGCCTACAATCCGCTCCACGTGCTCGGGTTTCAGTGTTTCGCGACGAATACTCGCAAAAAACCTGTGGATCCCGTGGAAGTATTCCGGTCTCGCAGATCTGAACAAGCACGAAAACCGCGAAGATTCGAGGCAATCTTCCTCCCACAGGTATCCGAGCATCAATCTTCTCATTAGTTGCTCTCGACCATATCGATCCTGGTTTTCGATCGTAAGTGCGCGATCGATTACTCCACCCTTTTTCAGGATTCGATAGATTGGCAAGTTGACCGCCGCGTAAGCAAGACCGCCAACGGCACA
This region includes:
- a CDS encoding potassium channel protein, with translation MTARVRIILACLLLTGVALAGAVGFMLVEGWTFGESLYMAVITVSTVGYGEVRPLSSAGRGLAVAVILVAVGALGFSATSIGVYLADGHLLQDLRRKRMERALRRLHDHFIICGGGRFGREVAAEFARSQATYAVVDLDPEGCELAGTPGLAFVKGDAGDDQALRAAGVERARGLVAALPGDDANLYVVLTARQLNRNLVIITQAAQQRSIDKLRLAGADQVVSPYLIAGRAMASALLRPSVVNFLDEALYRETTPLQIEQLQVPEHSGLAGQSVRAAGVGPTTGATVVAIHRPDGTLVSAAEALTTTVRGGDILVAVGTSEQLQALTDLAG
- the fdhA gene encoding formaldehyde dehydrogenase, glutathione-independent, which gives rise to MAENRGLAYVKPGVVEIQDIDFPTLALGDRKCDHGVILKIVSTNICGSDQHMVRGRTTAPAGLILGHEITGEVIERGHDVEFIDVGDIVSVPFNIACGRCRNCKERKTGICLTVNPARPGAAYGYVDMGGWVGGQAEYVMVPYADFNVLKLPERDVTLAKIQDLTLLSDIFPTGFHGAYSAGVGPGSIVYVAGAGPVGLACATGCQLLGAAVVIVGDMIPERLEQARSFGCETVDLRQDATLAEQIEQIVGEPEVDQAVDCVGFEARGHGKDAAVEQPATVLNSVMEVTRAGGGIGIPGLYVTGDPGGVDDNAKIGNLGIRIGLGWAKSHHFTTGQCPVMTYNRQLMQAILYDKVSVAKNVGATVISLDDGPQGYQDFDRGAAKKFIIDPHGMIAA
- a CDS encoding adenine phosphoribosyltransferase translates to MTDLLATRVRETLRAVPDFPKPGILFRDITPLLTASGLLPRVVSWLAEQCTERRADRIACIESRGFLFGAPLAERLDLPLALIRKPGKLPYRTIRQDYALEYGSDALEMHADACLPGDRVVLIDDVLATGGTANAACELIEKLDAEVAAVLFVLELRELDGRTRLHHRPCLSLAEV